A genomic window from Prunus persica cultivar Lovell chromosome G2, Prunus_persica_NCBIv2, whole genome shotgun sequence includes:
- the LOC18784686 gene encoding rho GTPase-activating protein gacU has protein sequence MKLNGQPQPDLQHFSHPHPLRLYNHQPQQQTLNLHQQQQQLASCACCKLNVSGGWIYSCTPCNYFLHIPCSQMPQQITHPYDNQSHVLILIPTPTYPDGVFSCDACMKHGNGFAYHCGACSIDLHPSCASNSLVLTHQSHPHQLSLSFSLPPGFNNSKTFICNICNQVGYKEWLYMCNPCGFTAHLGCATAKPRAPPPPLNQQIQAAAQAAFVGTPCFPTSTISASPHQFQNYVPNSSFNNNNYNNGNIPAFGVGGQPVRRNKSGKELGKAIVNTAAQVLIGVPIFGLGGNSSQQQQQQPQQQPQQQQYQQQQQQQKHPQQQPQRQQYQQRPQYQQQRQQQQQQQLVGGGVWPVGFISAGGNDMQGVGISIDFGSSTNAITDPSPFGSTYTEADYFGGTGGVGDTIIPYTFDLRY, from the coding sequence atgaagctgAATGGTCAACCTCAGCCTGATCTTCAACATTTTAGCCACCCTCATCCCTTAAGACTTTACAATCACCAACCCCAGcagcaaaccctaaacctgcaccagcagcagcagcagctagCCTCATGTGCATGCTGCAAACTCAATGTCTCTGGTGGATGGATTTATAGTTGCACACCATGCAATTACTTCCTCCACATACCATGCTCACAAATGCCTCAGCAAATCACTCACCCATATGATAATCAAAGCCATGTCCTGATTCTGATCCCAACCCCAACATATCCAGATGGGGTCTTCAGTTGCGATGCATGCATGAAGCATGGAAATGGCTTTGCCTACCATTGTGGAGCTTGCAGCATTGACCTCCACCCATCTTGTGCTTCAAATTCATTGGTTCTCACTCACCAATCCCACCCTCACCAGCTCAGTCTCTCTTTCTCACTTCCTCCAGGATTTAACAACAGCAAGACCTTCATATGTAATATATGCAACCAAGTTGGGTACAAAGAGTGGCTCTACATGTGCAATCCCTGTGGTTTCACTGCTCATTTGGGCTGCGCCACGGCGAAACCAagagctcctcctcctcccttAAATCAACAAATTCAAGCAGCAGCACAAGCAGCTTTTGTTGGAACTCCATGTTTTCCAACAAGTACTATTTCAGCTAGTCCTCATCAGTTCCAAAACTATGTGCCAAACAGTagttttaataataataattataataatggcAATATCCCTGCCTTTGGTGTTGGTGGACAACCTGTTAGGCGGAATAAGTCAGGGAAGGAGCTGGGAAAGGCTATCGTGAACACAGCAGCTCAAGTTCTTATTGGTGTCCCTATTTTTGGACTGGGTGGTAATTCCTctcaacagcaacagcaacagccACAACAACAACCACAGCAACAGCAATaccaacagcagcagcagcagcagaaacATCCACAACAACAACCACAGCGACAACAATACCAACAGAGACCGCAATACCAACAGCAACggcaacaacaacagcaacagcaattGGTGGGTGGTGGTGTTTGGCCTGTTGGGTTTATATCTGCAGGTGGCAATGATATGCAGGGAGTTGGTATTAGTATTGATTTCGGAAGCAGTACTAATGCCATTACTGATCCGTCGCCATTCGGATCCACCTACACTGAGGCTGACTATTTCGGTGGAACTGGAGGAGTGGGAGATACGATTATACCGTATACATTTGATTTGAGATATTAA